In Trichoderma atroviride chromosome 2, complete sequence, one DNA window encodes the following:
- a CDS encoding uncharacterized protein (TransMembrane:1 (i72-92o)), whose translation MTTACIEICCPPVRAADGPIHIPSLAHVIISHFDFLRERVCVCVRSGIGADIWMDPRGPHHMKKRKKVPAEILIVSFKFPNYFLLFFSAFSLKSHVSVPL comes from the coding sequence ATGACTACTGCCTGCATTGAGATTTGTTGCCCGCCAGTGAGAGCTGCGGATGGCCCTATCCACATTCCCTCTTTAGCACATGTGATAATTTCCCATTTTGACTTTTTGCGAGAaagagtgtgtgtgtgtgtgagatCCGGCATTGGTGCTGACATTTGGATGGATCCAAGGGGGCCCCATCAcatgaaaaagagaaaaaaagtgccGGCGGAGATTTTAATCGTTTCTTTCAAGTTTCCCaattatttcttattattctTCTCCGCCTTTTCTCTTAAATCACATGTGTCCGTCCCTTTGTAA
- a CDS encoding uncharacterized protein (EggNog:ENOG41~SECRETED:SignalP(1-19)) yields the protein MLLLRWLFLFLVLASSVAGLPVLSSKAKVPVNSRPVVLHTGDEESSSSPNSRPIIVHTGDEDDSPSPNSRPVILHDGYKALRFDSLPATVHSNGKRWLFSTNMQNADETWMVLINATPYMWKRKYIHQYQMPDWLSACPEYILPGQSVSVWIRPAKGAFNWKDSGADVEYHLMGTSKPTSFMASFSNGYPSTLKIQFREELFSINNLKDSKHNLGVNKFPGGSAFILAGTEGEFISNDPPIDWMQSMLPELADVALRKILLPRSHHSGMWKTFRGVGFAAQANTVTQSIHLHHQLGDGGIRVLDFRPVRIGDDFHESHGDHLLGMYHGHLGASLSEMIRFVNEFNRKYPGELIIWDVHGDQAWNGDHGFRPLDQQDREALYAQFLDLEHRMSFPDNDTDVSQWPLDRFIGNRSSAVIVNFDETWRQMDGDKFPGSQQGFVTGRNFPLTHRWSNAGHVHDMVQDQVNKFHEVRWTPDSPVHIADWVITQQGIQAALPTHSILELAAPAWRSLFEDLWRQSTSETYPNWVGVDNVRGNQHKSLIMAMNHCLVAKKCGEMLGKVKMGDAEK from the coding sequence ATGCTTCTTCTACGCtggcttttcctcttcttggttCTGGCCTCGTCAGTGGCCGGATTACCAGTTCTcagcagcaaggcaaaaGTGCCCGTCAATTCCCGACCGGTAGTCCTGCACacgggagatgaagaatcaTCCTCGTCCCCCAACTCTCGACCGATTATCGTGCACACGGGAGATGAGGACGACTCCCCATCTCCCAACTCTCGACCTGTGATCCTGCACGACGGATACAAAGCGCTACGGTTCGACTCCCTGCCAGCAACTGTACACAGCAATGGCAAAAGGTGGCTATTTTCCACGAACATGCAGAATGCGGATGAAACTTGGATGGTTCTCATCAATGCCACTCCCTACATGTGGAAGAGGAAATACATCCACCAGTACCAGATGCCTGACTGGTTATCTGCCTGCCCCGAATACATTCTTCCGGGCCAATCTGTTTCCGTTTGGATCAGGCCGGCAAAAGGGGCTTTCAACTGGAAAGACTCTGGCGCTGATGTCGAGTATCATCTTATGGGCACCTCGAAGCCAACGTCATTCAtggccagcttcagcaacGGCTACCCCAGCACTCTCAAAATCCAATTTCGGGAAGAACTGTTCTCTATAAACAATCTCAAAGACAGCAAGCACAATCTTGGAGTGAACAAATTTCCCGGTGGCTCGGCCTTTATTCTCGCCGGCACAGAAGGCGAGTTCATCAGTAATGATCCGCCCATCGACTGGATGCAATCCATGCTCCCGGAACTCGCCGACGTTGCCTTGCGAAAGATTCTCCTCCCAAGATCGCACCACTCCGGCATGTGGAAAACGTTTCGGGGCGTTGGCTTTGCAGCGCAAGCAAACACAGTGACTCAAAGCATCCAtcttcaccaccagctcGGAGATGGCGGTATCCGCGTTCTTGATTTTCGTCCCGTCAGAATCGGAGACGACTTTCACGAGTCACACGGCGACCACCTACTTGGCATGTACCATGGTCATTTGGGGGCATCTCTGAGCGAGATGATTAGGTTCGTCAACGAGTTTAATCGGAAATATCCTGGAGAGCTGATCATCTGGGATGTACACGGCGACCAGGCTTGGAACGGGGATCATGGTTTTCGCCCGCTGGATCAACAAGACCGAGAGGCTCTATATGCCCAGTTCTTGGATCTGGAGCATCGAATGAGCTTCCCCGATAACGACACGGATGTCTCTCAGTGGCCACTCGACCGCTTCATTGGCAACAGGTCCTctgccgtcatcgtcaactTTGATGAGACTTGGCGCCAAATGGATGGCGATAAGTTTCCCGGCAGTCAACAAGGATTCGTGACGGGCAGGAATTTCCCTCTTACCCACCGGTGGAGCAACGCTGGACACGTCCACGACATGGTTCAAGATCAAGTCAACAAGTTCCACGAGGTGCGTTGGACGCCAGACAGCCCGGTGCACATTGCCGACTGGGTGATAACTCAGCAGGGCATACAGGCGGCGCTGCCTACACACAGCATCTTGGAACTGGCAGCTCCTGCGTGGCGATCGCTGTTTGAGGATCTGTGGCGGCAGTCGACGAGCGAAACGTATCCGAACTGGGTGGGAGTGGACAATGTGCGCGGCAACCAGCACAAGAGCCTTATCATGGCGATGAATCACTGTTTGGTGGCTAAGAAATGTGGTGAGATGCTTGGCAAGGTAAAAATGGGAGACGCGGAGAAGTAG